The nucleotide sequence NNNNNNNNNNNNNNNNNNNNNNNNNNNNNNNNNNNNNNNNNNNNNNNNNNNNNNNNNNNNNNNNNNNNNNNNNNNNNNNNNNNNNNNNNNNNNNNNNNNNNNNNNNNNNNNNNNNNNNNNNNNNNNNNNNNNNNNNNNNNNNNNNNNNNNNNNNNNNNNNNNNNNNNNNNNNNNNNNNNNNNNNNNNNNNNNNNNNNNNNNNNNNNNNNNNNNNNNNNNNNNNNNNNNNNNNNNNNNNNNNNNNNNNNNNNNNNNNNNNNNNNNNNNNNNNNNNNNNNNNNNNNNNNNNNNNNNNNNNNNNNNNNNNNNNNNNNNNNNNNNNNNNNNNNNNNNNNNNNNNNNNNNNNNNNNNNNNNNNNNNNNNNNNNNNNNNNNNNNNNNNNNNNNNNNNNNNNNNNNNNNNNNNNNNNNNNNNNNNNNNNNNNNNNNNNNNNNNNNNNNNNNNNNNNNNNNNNNNNNNNNNNNNNNNNNNNNNNNNNNNNNNNNNNNNNNNNNNNNNNNNNNNNNNNNNNNNNNNNNNNNNNNNNNNNNNNNNNNNNNNNNNNNNNNNNNNNNNNNNNNNNNNNNNNNNNNNNNNNNNNNNNNNNNNNNNNNNNNNNNNNNNNNNNNNNNNNNNNNNNNNNNNNNNNNNNNNNNNNNNNNNNNNNNNNNNNNNNNNNNNNNNNNNNNNNNNNNNNNNNNNNNNNNNNNNNNNNNNNNNNNNNNNNNNNNNNNNNNNNNNNNNNNNNNNNNNNNNNNNNNNNNNNNNNNNNNNNNNNNNNNNNNNNNNNNNNNNNNNNNNNNNNNNNNNNNNNNNNNNNNNNNNNNNNNNNNNNNNNNNNNNNNNNNNNNNNNNNNNNNNNNNNNNNNNNNNNNNNNNNNNNNNNNNNNNNNNNNNNNNNNNNNNNNNNNNNNNNNNNNNNNNNNNNNNNNNNNNNNNNNNNNNNNNNNNNNNNNNNNNNNNNNNNNNNNNNNNNNNNNNNNNNNNNNNNNNNNNNNNNNNNNNNNNNNNNNNNNNNNNNNNNNNNNNNNNNNNNNNNNNNNNNNNNNNNNNNNNNNNNNNNNNNNNNNNNNNNNNNNNNNNNNNNNNNNNNNNNNNNNNNNNNNNNNNNNNNNNNNNNNNNNNNNNNNNNNNNNNNNNNNNNNNNNNNNNNNNNNNNNNNNNNNNNNNNNNNNNNNNNNNNNNNNNNNNNNNNNNNNNNNNNNNNNNNNNNNNNNNNNNNNNNNNNNNNNNNNNNNNNNNNNNNNNNNNNNNNNNNNNNNNNNNNNNNNNNNNNNNNNNNNNNNNNNNNNNNNNNNNNNNNNNNNNNNNNNNNNNNNNNNNNNNNNNNNNNNNNNNNNNNNNNNNNNNNNNNNNNNNNNNNNNNNNNNNNNNNNNNNNNNNNNNNNNNNNNNNNNNNNNNNNNNNNNNNNNNNNNNNNNNNNNNNNNNNNNNNNNNNNNNNNNNNNNNNNNNNNNNNNNNNNNNNNNNNNNNNNNNNNNNNNNNNNNNNNNNNNNNNNNNNNNNNNNNNNNNNNNNNNNNNNNNNNNNNNNNNNNNNNNNNNNNNNNNNNNNNNNNNNNNNNNNNNNNNNNNNNNNNNNNNNNNNNNNNNNNNNNNNNNNNNNNNNNNNNNNNNNNNNNNNNNNNNNNNNNNNNNNNNNNNNNNNNNNNNNNNNNNNNNNNNNNNNNNNNNNNNNNNNNNNNNNNNNNNNNNNNNNNNNNNNNNNNNNNNNNNNNNNNNNNNNNNNNNNNNNNNNNNNNNNNNNNNNNNNNNNNNNNNNNNNNNNNNNNNNNNNNNNNNNNNNNNNNNNNNNNNNNNNNNNNNNNNNNNNNNNNNNNNNNNNNNNNNNNNNNNNNNNNNNNNNNNNNNNNNNNNNNNNNNNNNNNNNNNNNNNNNNNNNNNNNNNNNNNNNNNNNNNNNNNNNNNNNNNNNNNNNNNNNNNNNNNNNNNNNNNNNNNNNNNNNNNNNNNNNNNNNNNNNNNNNNNNNNNNNNNNNNNNNNNNNNNNNNNNNNNNNNNNNNNNNNNNNNNNNNNNNNNNNNNNNNNNNNNNNNNNNNNNNNNNNNNNNNNNNNNNNNNNNNNNNNNNNNNNNNNNNNNNNNNNNNNNNNNNNNNNNNNNNNNNNNNNNNNNNNNNNNNNNNNNNNNNNNNNNNNNNNNNNNNNNNNNNNNNNNNNNNNNNNNNNNNNNNNNNNNNNNNNNNNNNNNNNNNNNNNNNNNNNNNNNNNNNNNNNNNNNNNNNNNNNNNNNNNNNNNNNNNNNNNNNNNNNNNNNNNNNNNNNNNNNNNNNNNNNNNNNNNNNNNNNNNNNNNNNNNNNNNNNNNNNNNNNNNNNNNNNNNNNNNNNNNNNNNNNNNNNNNNNNNNNNNNNNNNNNNNNNNNNNNNNNNNNNNNNNNNNNNNNNNNNNNNNNNNNNNNNNNNNNNNNNNNNNNNNNNNNNNNNNNNNNNNNNNNNNNNNNNNNNNNNNNNNNNNNNNNNNNNNNNNNNNNNNNNNNNNNNNNNNNNNNNNNNNNNNNNNNNNNNNNNNNNNNNNNNNNNNNNNNNNNNNNNNNNNNNNNNNNNNNNNNNNNNNNNNNNNNNNNNNNNNNNNNNNNNNNNNNNNNNNNNNNNNNNNNNNNNNNNNNNNNNNNNNNNNNNNNNNNNNNNNGTCGCGGCTCCCGCACGTCCCGGTTGCGCGCTCGCCGGACCGGCCACTTCCCCTCCGCCCTGCCGCCCTGTTCCGGCCGGCGCCATCGCGGCCCTTGGCCGCCGGAGCTCGTGCCCGGCTCGTACCCGCTGCCCGCTAGCGCCGGCGCCCGTTAaggccccctggcccaatgacaattggggcccacgccccagaaacgatttaaaaaaaggagagaagagaatttagaaaataaataaataaatatattaattaattaatcagttaattaaattaattaacttaattaattgtgtttagtaaacctaattaaataactaatatagctaatctgttaattaatctaattaacttggttaattagttaacagacaatttaattaattctgttaattctaaaaatgatataaaactttaaaaattaatataaaataatccgtaactcggatgaaaatactttgtacatgaaagttgctcagaacgacgaggcggatccggatacgcagctcgttcgtccgccacacatccctagcatagcaaacacgtaactttcccctccggttcatctgtccgaaaacgcgaatcaccggggatactttcccggatgtttccccctttcgccggtacgacctactgccgcgttagggcacacctagcaccgcgtattgccaggttacgctttgtgatgctttgattgctctgttatttattgtgttccccctccgttacttctttccggtagaccccgagactgccggcgaccccaagttcgactacggagcacccgtctcgcgctctaccgcgacaccctctcccaccccttccttgccccctccttttgccaccgccctttcgccaccgccaccgccaccgccccccttcttcacttaattaatttgtttttactacatgttttcaggactgacataatggcggacgatagagctgacccgattatggacaactatgatccggacggtgaagcacatatgttcggcatcataaacggcgatattcaatatgtgccgaccggagaagaagaagatgatatctcttcttatctgaaccttgacggtgaagatgaagggcgccgtcagcaagatgatgccgaacaaacgtcgataaacgacgatcttcaaatggaagtagcaaccacctccggcgccgaggtatatatatacattgagcctctggtgatacaaactaactgatttgaataaatatgtgtgtactaacgcgcgcgactctttcttattttagccctcggccggatcgtcgaaacaatcgagtacgtcgtcaaagcgtggcacaaccaagacgatgaaacaaggagaaacatgcaccatctggtggtccaaattactgcaccggagcctctggtggtcgaaattacttcatcggagcctcctcgctaccccgtggacgatataaaggagatgaaagaatgtcatctgtattatcctatcgggaacatgtccatgaaggtagccatcggcagtgctttaccatgtttacctggagcactccaccacaacaaccccattcaagatggctatgctcgtgtcacggtggaggacatagtccaagggtttgaggacctggagattgacattgctacacctgaaggggagaaaagacttggagatgtcaagcgccatttcattctatggcaaaagaagtttatcaagtttccaggcgaggcgccaaggacaacaagtccacccccctacgggggtggtggtggcggtggcggtggtggtggtggtggtggtggtggcggttcacctacacctccgtcacgtcagccgacgccgccccccagtccacaacgtccggcgggtgatcagccgccgccccccagtcctcgtccggcgggtgatcagacgccgccccccaatccacctccggcaaagaagcagaagcagtcctggattattaacccggacccttatgtacctaagaccacaaaggtaccggagccatcactgaagcctctccccacaaggccttgggaacgtagtgccgaggaagtcgacgcggccgcggctgctgatttggagaaatggaaggcggactgcaagaagaaaacagagcccgagcccaagccagtattttctgatgagcaaaagaagtgggctaagtcatttttgagcacaccgtcccaagccgcgaagaatatgcctaacgactatgcacgtgaacttcgcaggcaggcactcatgttcaaggagaacaaagagcgggagaaggccgaaagtaaaaaaagcgggaaacaagttgcccagctcggggaacaaagtaaacaatcgattgccccgcttatagtggaagccttctgtcctgatgcccccgagatcatacaagctgcggcagcacagggattgactgtaacgagtgccagagaacaagcggccaacttaggtattactcttcgtgaactgttaggccttgatgaggcgccagtgaaggaggtagtaattacatatgtcaagaatgggcctctcgtcgagcctgcggaggaaaaggatctacctccacaaatgaaaggtctgctgaaatggtacaagggttacataaaaaataaaaacgccaaagaatatatttatgcggaagttagacatgagcatcacttcaaacattactatgtacaaattgaactgagtgaattgttccagcttttcagtctgcgcgagctcgataaatctatcatcagttgctacgttctgtaagtgatttattaatttctaccccatctcgttcatattgcctgcactatatatatgtcctaactatattgttgtgtccgctattatacatgcagaatgaagattaaggaatgcagagtaagaaacatccatgatgttgggttcattgacccacacatcgttaatggacatgtgttggagcgtcaccccgccgacgtggaggcagacctgtggcagtttcttacaaagcaggaactcaaaagtgatattctatttccttaccattttgagtgagtgtttctgtcttgagcacattctcttttgtttactccatgcatggtatgtggccggctaatcgatgagttatgcatgacgtactgtgcatgtatcgtgtccgcaggttccactggattctgctagtaattaaagttaacacctcagaatgtctcgtccacgactctgtgaatatggatccaaagctttggggcggcatgagaagaatgctgcagaagtaattattttcattcatttgcgctctatatcgatcggcctatttcgttcatttcctaatatcaagtaactaattaataactctcttgttcatttaattttctttgcctcgtagggtttggagacggttcgtagatacaaaggtccgtgaattcaaaaaagagctagaattcaaaatgttaaaggctaagaatgctggggatattcagccaccggagaccaatctatgtggatactatgtctgtgagatgatccggagatacacctctgagcgggttccgagtgataccaatgctaagaggaataacctccggtggatgcttagtccagaagctcgcttccgaccacttcaagaggaactagctggatggttcagcagggaagtcctccatcctaaaggagaacactattacgaggacgtagaactttatatgcattaaatcatgtatggaaacttgttcaaaattgtatatggtcatccgatgatattgaatatatattgtatattcctcttgaattcttttcggttctaatttcaaatttatttgaaattgtacattcatatgcatgtatgtagtaccgtagaatatatgaaactccttctaaattaaaataaagcacaaaagaaataaaacaatacaaattaaacagaaaacaggtttaaggggggaggtttagggggggggctaaaaccctaaacctgcggcggcctttagtcgcggttggccagaagaaccgcgactaaaggtcctccgccccgacggccacctggcgcccacgtggacgggcctttagtcgcggttcttaagcaaccgcgactaaaggggggggcctttagtcgcgcccggtcggtcgcggttgcgcaaccgcgactaatggcagttgcgaaccgcgaccaaaggccttttttccaccagtgacCTGTCTGTGACTTCGGCCTCTTTTTTCGCGACGATCTCGCTGTTGGGCATCAAGGACCTCAGCGCCTTGCAGGAAAAGACAGTGAAGATCGGCAAGGAAGAGGTACATAGTGCTCTAATTTCTTTTGAGTCTGAACTTTTAGGTGGTGGTTTTGCTGAAGTTGATCGGCTGGTGATTTACCTTTtgttttgtgtgtgtttgtgtatgTATGGATTTTTTTTAATGTAGGCACTAGAGATATTTGCTGCTTCCCTGAAGTCCAAGACCGTCCTGTCGGATGTCTTTCTGCCGAAGAAGAATGCTCACCACAAGAGAGAACATCCTGAGGGAGTCATTCATGTATGACTCGGTGCTTGCTGTTTTAGAATTCTAAATACCTTTTTCGATATCATATTTATGAGGAAGGAGATGTATTTGAGTGACTTGGTACTTGTTTAACTTACTACCATAAGTTAATAAGTTATTTATATAGTGAATTCCAAATTTTACTCCTTAAGTGTCAAGTTGGGATATTTCTTGGTCTATTTGAGGAGTATAAAAATTGTCCTAGTTTCTTCCATAGTTAAGCAAGTTAGTCTACTTTTATCCATTTTAAAGTTTTGCATCATTCTGTCAAGTGGGGCCCATTGTTAATTCGATATAGATAGATGAGTCAGCCCTCACATCGGTGAAGAATTCGTGCAAAATGCGTCTGACGTGATAAATGGGGCCCCAACTTGGGCCGAACCATGTCACCACACCCGATCCAGTCCCCTCTCCCTCGAGGCCTCTGACGCGAGGTAGGGATTAGGAAGTGGAGGTGGTGACAGCAGCCTGGTGGTGTGTTAGAGAAGTGGAGTCGCTCATAAATTATTTATGTCATATGAGGAGTCACGATTTTGCTTATGTTTGTTTTGGTGTCCTACAATACGATGTGACGCTAACATCACATTGTATTTCAacagtagtaactcgaaataataGTTTCTTTTGAAGCAAATTTAGGAATATTAGTTCCAAGGAAATCTGGAGAAAGTTCGAAGATCACTAATGAGACAAGACAACACAGAACATCTCACATACGGTTTTCACTTTTCAGACCTCTTCCAGAATGCAGTTCTTCCATCAAATGGTTCATTAGGTTGCGTGGCCGGATTTACATTATTGAAGTAAGTAAAAATCCAAACGATTTGCCACACGAGAATCAGGAGATCACCAAACACTTCAACCATCAGTGGACGTATTACGTGTGGTACCTGCGTACACAAACCGCTTGAGGACACGCATCAGCTCGTTGGCCGCCTCGCCGAACGGCCGGAGGACAGAGAACCCGTGCTGTTCTCCGGCGAACCCGGCCACCTCCACGGCCTTCCCCATCTCCCTCAGCCTCGCGGCGTACCCCATCACGCGGTCGCGGAGCACGTCGCTCTCCGGCGCCACCACGAGCACCGGCGGGAGATCCACGGACGCAAGGCTGGGGCTCTCCGGGCCGAACGGGTTGGCCACCGGGTGATCCCTGCTCGCCCCCACCGGCAGCGACATGCGCCAGAACATGTCGAATCCCTCGACCGTCAGGGACACGTCCGCCGGGGGGTCGGCCTCCGTCGCCGTCCGCTCGGCGCCGCCGAAGAACGCAGAGATGAGGACGTACCCGGCGACGCGCACCGGGTGGACGTCTCGCTGCGCCGAGGCGGCCTGGACCGTGACGTGGTGGGCCAGGTTGGCGCCCGCCGATGCGCCGGAGATGAACGTCCGGCCAAAATCGGCCGTTTCGGCGAGCCAGGGGTCAGCGCCAACGCCGAGCTCGGCCTGGTCGCGCAGCCAGGAGAGGAAAGCCGCACCGTCCTCGATGGCCGCGGGGAGGCGGTGCTCGGGGGCGAGGCGGTACTGGACGGACAGCACGACCGCCGGGAGCTCGGCAGCGGCGCGGAGGCAGTAGGTGTGGAAGTGTGGCTGCGCGAAGGAGCCGAGGCAGTAGCCGCCGCCGTGGAAGTACACCAGCACCGGGAGCTTAGGGCCGCCGGCTTCCGTCACCGACGACGACGGCCTGTACACGCGGACGCTAAGGCCGCGCGGCGCGTGGTACTGGGCGTCCTTCCACTGCACGCCGGGGACGTCCGGCAACGGGTCCTCTGGCCAGAGCACGGCTTCGTCGCCGCGGACGACCGAGCCGTCGCTGAGGAGCTTGAGGACGCCCGGCAGGTCCTCCAAGACCTGCGGTGCTGCGGTGTCTTCCCCGGACATCGTGTGATGGGTCGGTGCCGTCGGACGCCCGGCAGGTTGTCGCGATTCCTGAGACAATGGGGCATCGGATTTATAGATATTATTAGTACTCACGAAGGTTCGTGTCGATCAGACAGCGCGCTCGCATTGGTGGCAGCTCTGGTCTTCTCCAGGTCAAGCGTGGCGCGCGATCGGAAGGTTCTTGCTTGTCTTTGCTGTTGACTAAATACGAAATCATGTCAAACGATACGTCATTCTCTTTTTTTACTTGGCAAAAATGCGGCTTTTTTAGGGGCATACGGCTTTTTATAGAGAGAAACAGAAGAtcactttttttttttgagaatgaaGATCACAATATACAGGCCGAACTTTTACCGGGACATTTGGCTGAATCAGCCAATTATTATTTTTTGCTCCCGCAAAACGAAAAACTTGGCCAACATCTGCAACCCGACCATCCCTGTAATCTCCCCTTTCCGATTTGCGGTAACTCCAGCACGACCCCACATCTGCACCGTCAAGTTTCAGACTATCCCCTGCGAATAAGGCCTTTCCTAACTGGTTGCGCGCGCAACCAATATCGGAGCCATCACTGCAGCGTGTGGATCTGCGTTAGCGCGGCCCACATGGCCCCACGCGGTTCTGGCTGTTCGTTTTTTCAAGCGCGATACGAACCGAATACATATCCTATCGTATCTAGCAGCCTAGCGCGGCCTACCTACGATCGCGGCCTAGGGCGTACTGGCCTACATCCCCGTCCACTACCCCGTGACCAGTCTGCCCATCCACACCCAGCCGGACTCAACTTAAAATTCGAATCCCATTAGGAGGACGCAGCTGCATCGACCGGCGGAACGACGCCCTCCCCATCGCCGCGCCTGGATCTCGCCCCTTTCTCACTACCTCGCCAATGAATCTCGGTgggcagtggcggagacagggggaccagcaggggccctggcccccctgGCATTAGGAGTTTGCTGCTAATTCACTGATGAACAGTGCGTAATTAGCAATTTTTTATGCTTAAAGTCTGTTTTTTCTATGCTTTGGCCCTCCCCAACCTATTTTGGCTGCAATCGGCCCCCCTAATTCAaatttcctggctccgccactgtcgGTGGGGAGTCGTTCACGGATCTCCTGATCAGGTTTATCCTCTCTCAAGATCctccttttctttctttgtttctcCGGCAACAAATCCTTAAATCTCCGTTTTGCCATGTCCGTGGGTAGAGCTTCTGTTCCCAGCCGGTCGCAACCGAGGGTGTCCCAGATCTGGCTGTGCAAGAG is from Triticum aestivum cultivar Chinese Spring chromosome 3A, IWGSC CS RefSeq v2.1, whole genome shotgun sequence and encodes:
- the LOC123060553 gene encoding probable carboxylesterase 15, which translates into the protein MSGEDTAAPQVLEDLPGVLKLLSDGSVVRGDEAVLWPEDPLPDVPGVQWKDAQYHAPRGLSVRVYRPSSSVTEAGGPKLPVLVYFHGGGYCLGSFAQPHFHTYCLRAAAELPAVVLSVQYRLAPEHRLPAAIEDGAAFLSWLRDQAELGVGADPWLAETADFGRTFISGASAGANLAHHVTVQAASAQRDVHPVRVAGYVLISAFFGGAERTATEADPPADVSLTVEGFDMFWRMSLPVGASRDHPVANPFGPESPSLASVDLPPVLVVAPESDVLRDRVMGYAARLREMGKAVEVAGFAGEQHGFSVLRPFGEAANELMRVLKRFVYAGTTRNTSTDG